The following nucleotide sequence is from Fundulus heteroclitus isolate FHET01 chromosome 24, MU-UCD_Fhet_4.1, whole genome shotgun sequence.
aaaaatgagtGAAAATTCTAACAAAAAATCAATGTTTACATAGTCATACATTTTATATAGAATTTTAATGACATCTgcaatgttttgcatgttgttataagaattattattctgaagtcactatggcctcacaccactcggacagaggaggcctggagacctgatgtctgtgtataagattcactgttttctgattgcaaggccaaatgctgcagctgctgagggatactgattgtttacgatagactgtctttgttttgtctcatgggaaggccacggtgcagtattaggggaagcccgaaaagtgacacagacagagacagggcagacgcagactgcagcggaaccgtggggtgcgattactttccatctatgtgaatctctgctctgtttctcaataaaagtgctggaacgttataccaccgtctcgtcatttagtaaagatgggaactcagttactattgtttaatattccacccaaaactcccacaacaatttggcgtaaacgaacaagatctccgaccgacgagcgagggagtccgaggacaggagctgctttggccggcccggagaggttatccggcctctggtaccccgaatggattttcaagggatgtggaggagctcctggtctcggagcgtctctgggcgtcggcgcgaagatccgaacctttctttcatgagacggtaaggggattattttccagctcttttaaaaacaaacgcaattggtcaaaaaatgcttgcaagcttttaaaatttaaaccccattttaaagtatacctcaagaaatttaaaaatttaaaactgtaaacctaaaaggtagtaaaagtaaaagccggtagaaataatgaattatatttaatccttaaggcaaataaaacagggttcgcaataccgaacggtgactaaggtttaaacattaaactaaaattcaaaatttaattagaatacgttttcagctgaaatacggactttcccacaaggggagaggaggggcagagtgattttcacctggagaacaggtgaccggctgagcagtttgcagctggtccattaaagtcctcttgtcttggttttgtgcaagaggctgtccacttctgttgtggatgaaagcggcagggatgcttaagtccttgactgttgcgaagacgtttgcagctttgataagtggggaccccgaccattataccaaaaagccgaccatcagatgtgaggcctttcattttagttggtcgatcgtgctaaggacgtaaaaaataataataaaaaacacaaaaaaaggataaaataaataaaaacaaacaaaaaaagtctggaagcggaagagtcagtgtaatgggtcaaaggcagagttcTCGGGGTCCACccttgccccagggtgagacgttcgttttcatgctgaaaaacgtaggggcccagacgcatgacatgcataaatgatttgaaatgatttgattaaacatgcagatttctcacatagggattattattattactattattttattgtattgcagtactgctactaaataataaaaataaaattaagagaaaaaagaaaagcgaaaattgaataaaatggataaaaacaaggaaacggaaacgaaactaaaaaggcgttgcaccggggaagcgtttacgtggggaccgattaggcacttccgttgtggataaaattggtctaaactgctaatagcgacgtataactttcaaaaatgggtaagcgtccaagtgtctgcgagacacagagttgtatccttgcgggactgaagcgtgaaaccgcgtgtggacgaagcatcggggggtcgtaaccagcgcacgctctccaccttttaaactaagcgggaacttaacgcgttgaaaacatctttcggcgttgacgtttaaaaattatgaaaaacatagaactatttaagatggtgaaaaagcaggcctgcacgtgtttgtctgtctgaatgtcatcgtttgtatgtaaccgtacgtgtgtatgtatctatgtaactaaacgttcgtctgtgtgaattaattcggggtaaaagtaatgttcatggtttcagaatgttcatttgttttgggagaactgcagctccgtaattcaaatgacattttaagcatggactatgttaacaatagaggtacagtaaaagagagatttaaataacaaagtttgttttttaacattaaatatcaggaccaaattaaatttatacacggagagattaacatggcttgaacggaaatatttcagctttgttagaaattggaaataagctttacataagcttgttaagtttactgttttacaaatttaggctgagatcctatcacttgtttttttagccctaaagtaatttaaaattactgagatctcattgcttataataataatgattcatcacaaaccagtccagttgaaagaagtttagatatacaagatttttgatttaaatagatgagggaaaactgtgctttgaacaaactgtatggaactaaatatggttgcttttctagggttttctattcatttattttatttctttttacttgggatttgaatgcaactaatgagaaatgttgaaaagcgtcaaaatatcagaaggccacgttacacgcgtcatcagttacaaaatcatctgatgttattagttatgctgagctgaggcgatcctcagagggacagtataacctgagaaggacaatagatatgataaacaaatctgaccatgatgtaaacatctgaatgtttatggcgaggctgggtctgtgtgttctggcctggggcacgaaaactatgtcagaggggaaaaaataaaataaagccagctttaACCCTTcagttaaattctaattctaatcttggtttgttttgggtagccttctcaatgtgcggaattatggggaaaactcttatcatttatagagaaacactagaagttcagtaaactaaaagggaaaaatcattgttttaaagtttcacccttgaccaattaagattgaaaaggtatatatgaataaaagtattactaacagcaaatacacatggtcaaaggaccagaaggatatcaaaaaggtttgtaataagtcaaaaacctatgtcatattagaaaagacataattgtgctccttggaaaacaattttgttttagttttgtttggttaatttctttcgggtttttttccttccttttggaggtgttttgaacaaagtttcaaaggaaaggggaagaatagaaaccttcccaggatcagagaaaaaagggggaaaaaaacatcacgttaaagggacactaaggggaccagggttttaactgcatgctattaacactcttgtttttctctgagttattgctttcagattaaaggagttataatcagatttggacactaaattatacttagttttaaccaagttatgccagatcttccagcaggaaaggtggtgtcttaaaaatgtttgttgctttctgctattaacagctctatctttctgtttcttttctttgcaaagaaacctggtcaatatgatgggattgtgctaacatagagatttagtctcattttagacgttctcagatgcgagagaatgcagaaacagtgccgcagtgccatgggggctgatccttgggacaaggactaaaggtgatgtcattgacttcagcctgatccagttttgagttttattttgtcagagacaaagtttgatttatttttttttttctatccttttgtttcttttatgtttgtcatgttagagggaacactgtagttaaaatgtttgtgactgctttgctgtaatttcttttcaacctatggagcgttttctttggcaaaaaatgctggcagaattcattctgtttgcaggcatgaggactggaggatggactcttgatgagaaggagaatgttgggctgaccatccagctcaatcgtccaacctgcgaggaggaaccaagaagaggactggggatgaagaagccagagaactctgattccttattcttcaacgggaggagttgcctgaagagaccctaagcgcgattagattattttctgccttgtgccatgaatggcctgaaggctttcttaactttgcggtcttgacgtttaggactcttctcatattgtgttgctgtttgtttaactgctctgttccactgactcacatgtttgattttttgtgttatgagatctacactttaatattacatcatgttgatcaatatggttttatggtaaaaaaaaaatggaaactgtttgcttcagacacacaaggatctatggtttatgcaccttttgatttgatataggaagaaccaggatcggattggctctaaagatcctttaatattagctggtaatgttaacacttagattcaatacagggttttcaggctcagattggccgagagcagatctccctgggaggggggctttccagtttttactgccccctaggggtagctttttctgtagttcccctgcccgcactgaacctctcctgcctttgctcctggtgttgtaagtttggagtggtggattattgtccatcgtaggggtgagtggagaaaggagtaggagggtattcagggtgggtaaagagtagacggattcgaccttggttaatgaacagggtttagcttaccatagtctaatgtaattttaaaataatgtgcgcataggtacctaagacaggccttacctaattagatgaatcctaaattgtagatgaaagctaaacctttgatcttgtgtgttaaagctctatgaagcattcatgttgatctgtattaaaagttccagcactacccggttccaacacgggaaccctttgggtcccactttacgactttacagaaatggttcctctgtgttttgttcacattttcaagtgatgggtcatcttgttttgtcttgatgctgacgacgccatcatcaaaaaaaaaaaaaaaaaaaaaagagaggaatgttataagaattattattctgaagtcactatggcctcacaccactcggacagaggaggcctggagacctgatgtctgtgtataagattcactgttttctgattgcaaggccaaatgctgcagctgctgagggatactgattgtttacgatagactgtctttgttttgtctcatgggaaggccacggtgcagtattaggggaagcccgaaaagtgacacagacagagacagggcagacgcagactgcagcggaaccgtggggtgcgattactttccatctatgtgaatctctgctctgtttctcaataaaagtgctggaacgttataccaccgtctcgtcatttagtaaagatgggaactcagttactattgtttaatattccacccaaaactcccataacacaTGTATAGTCCCATGGTTAGTCAATAATTATCTGAAATTCATATTTGTTTATGCTCATGTAATAGTTCAGTCTGCTCAGTAAGGAGACACTGCCATCTTGTggccaaacacacacatttcatcCAGAGCCCTTCTTCTTACCAAATTAAAAGCCTGATTGTTTGTTCATGGAAATCATTATTTTGAACATAAATTAGATCTGGAACTTTTAtgcattggggaaaaaaaaatatttagtaaatATGAAAACGTTAAGCGGTTGCAATTCTAGGTAAAAGAAATAGTTCAAACAACTCATGTTGGTGTAATTAGCTTTATTATAAAAGACACGTTTAGGAGTTAGCTTTTAATAAAACCGAACACGATAGGATTTAGCTCGTTAAAACTGCCAGTCTACGGTGTTTAACGACGGTCCACAAACCACCATTAAAACAGCAGATCAGCACTCGTTCAGCTTCTAGATGAGGTTTCTCCAAAACGTCTCGTTTTAATACTCCTCCCCCTCTTCATCCTCTTCGTAGGAGTCAATCCCGACCTCTTCGTAATCCTTCTCCAGGGCGGCCATGTCCTCTCTGGCCTCCGAGAACTCCCCCTCCTCCATCCCCTCTCCGACGTACCAGTGCACGAAGGCCCTCTTGGCGTACATCAGGTCGAACTTGTGGTCGAGTCGGGCCCAGGCCTCGGCGATGGCCGTGGTGTTGCTGAGCATGCACACGGCCCTCTGCACCTTGGCCAGGTCGCCGCCGGGCACCACGGTGGGAGGCTGGTAGTTAATGCCCACTTTGAAGCCTGTGGGGCACCAGTCCACGAACTGGATGCTGCGCTTGGTTTTGATGTTGCTGATGGCGACGTTGACGTCCTTGGGCACCACGTCGCCGCGGTACAGCAGACAGCAGGCCATGTACTTTCCATGACGGGGATCGCATTTCACCATCTGATTGGCTGGCTCGAAGCAGGAGTTGGTTATTTCGGCCACGGTGAGCTGCTCGTGATAGGCCTTCTCTGCAGAGATGACCGGGGCGTAGGTGGCCAGCGGGAAGTGGATGCGAGGGTAGGGCACCAGGTTGGTCTGGAACTCCGTCAGGTCTACATTCAAAGCGCCGTCGAAGCGCAGGGAGGCGGTGATGGAGGACACGATCTGGCTGATGAGGCGATTGAGGTTGGTGTAAGATGGCCGCTCGATGTCCAGGTTCCTGCGGCAGATGTCGTAGATGGCCTCGTTGTCCACCATGAAGGCGCAGTCAGAGTGCTCCAGGGTGGTGTGGGTGGTCAGGATAGAGTTGTAGGGCTCAACCACGGCTGTTGCTACCTGAGGAGCTGGGTAGATGGCAAACTCCAGcttggacttttttccaaagtctACTGACAGCCGCTCCATGAGCAGCGAGGTAAACCCAGAACCGGTTCCTCCTCCGAAGGAGTGGAAGACCAGGAACCCTTGGAGTCCAGTGCACTGGTCAGACTGAGCAAGAAAGGAACAAGTTGCAAAAATTAGGACCAAGAACCTGAAACCTTATTTTAATCATTGTAAAAGTATGggtttattttaaagataaaaagttcTGAGATTAGAGAATGCACATTACACATCTTGTCCAAATCAAATCAATCCTACCATCAAATTATTGCCATCTATTAAAACCAGGAGGCAACTTTTGATCAACCCATCTGTTGTGAAAGAAAACTGGCCAAGAACCATTACAAAAAGGTAAGTTTTACAATATCTATAACTTGAATTAAGAAGATCTTCCAACTTTGTCTTGGTCAAAGTGCTACAGCAGTTTTGCTTAAAACAGCAGCACTGTGTAACACTCCGCCACTAGGGggcactagacctgtaccaaaCACCCAcatacataaaacacaaaaatgtttttttttttttttttttttacccattaaGAGGTTGACTTGCTTTTGTCCCTTtagactgtttttatttattttatttgaggaCAAATAAATCTGAGGAAGGGGAAGAGACTGGAAATAGGGATGAACTAAAAGCACCTGCATGGCTGATGGCATCGCCCGCTTTACGTTGTGCAAAGTTTTATTCTTCTTACCAGTTTGCGGATCCTGTCGAGGACAGAATCTATGTGCTCCTTCCCGACGGTGTAGTGGCCTCGGGCGTAGTTGTTGGCAGCGTCCTCCTTTCCTGAGATCAGCTGCTCAGGATGGAACAACTGACGGTAGGTTCCGGTTCGCACCTCGTCTGAAAGGTCATCATTTAGAAGAGGGTAAATATAGAGTCAGATTACTTCTTATTACCATGCCAAATGCCTCTTTAGCCAGGTGACTGATGGCTATGTTGCAAAACTAAGGTGGAGGGAGGGGATGTGGGATGTTGGTAATGAATCATCTTTCATTACCACCAACTACTAACACAAATATGACCACTtggtagggctgggcaatatattgaCAATTTAAAAATAGAGATTTTATAAAGAGAAATGTGATGAGACTATATTGTTCATATCAAGATGGTCCATGTTGTGTTATTATACTTTTTGTATttcagtaggttatttttcagccatttctaACTTTTATCTacaactgttttaaataaaatgtgcctgtgagacatttgggataaagctttgattcagagatggctttttataattactttatgaaaataaaagcgGAGATAAATAGtgtatatcggcattcagcctaaaaataaagatatttttgcTCCATATCACCAACCCTAcagctaaataataataaaaagcaagTCATATGTTCTAATTGTGCAGTACAATAGAGTAAAAGGAGGTTATTTTTGCACTAATGAGCCAGCTTATGAAGGGAAAACACaacaaaggaaacaaacaaCATCTtgaaaggttaaacctttccgTGGAAATCTGcccttttgttttattcaaaaacaAGCTCGGGATGCTTTACCAGAAAAGCGACTTTCAGTCACAATATCCTTGTTGACAGGAAACATTTTGCAGCCAAACGCGCCTCAGAGCTGTGAAAGTCCTCACCAATGACAGTAGGCTCCAAGTCCACAAAGATGGCTCTGGGAACGTACTTCCCGGTGCCGGTCTCACTGAAGAAGGTGGTGAAGGAGTCGTCGTAGCCACCGCTGGGTTTGTCGCTGGGCATTTGGCCGTCAGGCTGGATGCCGTGCTCCAGGCAGTACAGCTCCCAGCACGTGTTGCCCATCTGGACACCAGCCTGCCCAATGTGGATAGAGATGCACTCTCTCTGAGGAGGAGAAAAGGACAAAACCAAAACCGTATAAACAGACGGGTTCACTTTAGGAAACCAAAAGTACAAaactgaatttttaaaaatcagatTTAGGCCAAACTTGTCTGAACTTGCTTACACTGTCAGTTGAgtgcttaaaaaaacagaagcagggAGGAGTTTGCTCTGCAGCCAAAACAGtgctttgaaaaagtatttatacccattaaactttttcacacttttgtcaAAGCTACAAGAAGCTCTTTTCTAAGTTTGCAAACATGTGCAAGAATAAGATCTGGTGAGATGAGACCGAAGCTGAACAGTGGCAgagaactaacactgcacaccctgaacgcaccacccCTGCTGTGGAACATGGCCGTGGCAGAACCACGATGCTTATGATacagaagaaaaactgttagcCAACGCACACGCACCCTAAAAATACAGCCAGCGATAcgatggaatggtttagatcccAGCATATTCCccgtgttagaatggcccagtcaaagtccagacctggtTTCATTGTGGATCAGTCGGAGGACTTGGAAACCGATGCTCCCGATTCAAATTTACTAAAAATGCCACCACCctcaaaatgcaaaaacattgaaaacatgTCTCATAAGCCCCCCACAGCAttatactgccaccaccatgcttcataGTGGTGATGGTATGTAAAGGAAGAGGCAGTGTATTCATTTTCTGCCattatttttggttaaaaaaaaaaacacattatagtAGGCATCCACAGCAttatactgccaccaccatgcttcaccgTGGGTGTGCCGGGTATAGTGTTCATTTTCTGCAACATATTTGGTGTGAGGTTATATAACGTGACAGAAGAAGGATAAGAATGCGTCTGCAAGGCACCGTCATTAGTATCTGCAATCAAACATGTCAGTCATACCTGCATGGATGACGCAAGTCAAACCCAGTGCCACGTACATAAAAGCAAGAGGTGGAGTGTTTTAtaattacacacacaaaaaaaaacatctgcagggGACAAAGTGCCTCCACGCCCTCCTCAAGTATTTATCTAGCTGGCTGTAAAGGTGTGGGTGATGGTAGTGGTAGCGCGGGATCCGTGCATGCAGAGCGTTGGAGCAAATTATGAAGGAAGGTTTGTCCTGAGGCAGCGCCATGCCGCCTGGCCTGTTTGTGCAACTGTCCTTTCTGGGTAATCCAACCGTCAGAGGAAGAGCAAACACCACACCAGTCACATCTCCCAGTTCTGGCTACCAGCAATCAATAACTCTGGGTTTACATGGCGGCAGCTATCTTTAGCCTCTGATCTAAACAGTGAAACCAGGATGTGAAATTCTTTgccctgctgctgaaaagctcGACATGATGTG
It contains:
- the LOC105936522 gene encoding tubulin alpha chain; this translates as MRECISIHIGQAGVQMGNTCWELYCLEHGIQPDGQMPSDKPSGGYDDSFTTFFSETGTGKYVPRAIFVDLEPTVIDEVRTGTYRQLFHPEQLISGKEDAANNYARGHYTVGKEHIDSVLDRIRKLSDQCTGLQGFLVFHSFGGGTGSGFTSLLMERLSVDFGKKSKLEFAIYPAPQVATAVVEPYNSILTTHTTLEHSDCAFMVDNEAIYDICRRNLDIERPSYTNLNRLISQIVSSITASLRFDGALNVDLTEFQTNLVPYPRIHFPLATYAPVISAEKAYHEQLTVAEITNSCFEPANQMVKCDPRHGKYMACCLLYRGDVVPKDVNVAISNIKTKRSIQFVDWCPTGFKVGINYQPPTVVPGGDLAKVQRAVCMLSNTTAIAEAWARLDHKFDLMYAKRAFVHWYVGEGMEEGEFSEAREDMAALEKDYEEVGIDSYEEDEEGEEY